The sequence GCCAGCCCGGCGCCTGCGCGGCCGAGCGTGAGCTGCGCCTGCGCGAATCCGGCGAGCGAGGCCCCCAGCCCGCCGCGGTCCTCGGGAAGGGTCAGGCGGCTGTACCCGCTGGCGGCCAGGGCGTGGGCGGCGGCCGGGGTGACGTCCTGCGCGGCTTCGCACTCGGCCTGATGGTCACGGACGGCCTGCGCGGCGCGGCCGACCACCTGCGCCTGGTCGGGGGTGAGGGTCGTCATGCCGGGCAGCGTAGCCCGCCGGGCGGGGCGGGTCAAAGGGGCGGTTCAGGTGTAGCCGCGGGCCTGCAGGTCGTACAGCGTGGCGTACCGGCCGTGCTGGGCGAGCAGCGCGTCGTGTGACCCGGCTTCCACGATCTCGCCGCCGCTCAGGACAATGATCTGGTCGGCGAGGCGCACGGTGGAGAAGCGGTGGGAGACCAGGAGGGTGATGCGGTCGAGGGTCTGTTCGCGCAGCGCCTGGATGGTGTCGAATTCAGCGCGGGCGTCGAGCGCGGCGGTGGGTTCGTCGAACACGAGCACCGAGGCGTCCCGGAAGTACAGCCGGGCGAGCGCCAGGCGCTGCCACTGCCCGCCGGACAGCTGCCGGCCGCCCTGGAACAGCCGGCCCAGCGGGGTGTCCAGCCCCTGGGGGAGGGTCTCGATGAACGCCGCGCCGGCCTGGCGGGTGGCGCTCTGCACGGCGCTGGTGTCGTCCAGGCGGCCGACCTCGGCCAGGGCGACGTTGTCCCGGGCGGTCATCTGGTACTGCCCGAAGTCCTGGAAGATGATGCTCATTTCGCGCTGCACGCTGCGCGGGCTGAAGCGCGCGGCGTCCAGCCCGTTCAGGAGGATCTGCCCGCCGGTCGGGGCGAACAGCAGTGTCAGGAGTTTCACGATGGTCGTCTTCCCGGCGCCGTTCTCGCCGACCAGGGCGAGCGCCTCGCCGCGGCGCACCGTGAAGTTCACGCCGCGCAGCACGTCCCGGTCGGTCAGCGGGTACCGGAAGCTCACGTCCCGGAATTCGATACTCTCGATGCGGCCCTGCCAGGGCTCGCCGGCGTCGAGGTCGCGGGTGGGCAGTTCGAGGAAGGCGTAGAGGTTGCGCATGTACAGGAGGTTCTGGTAGATCGCGGAAAAGCCGTTCAGGAGGCTCGAGACGGTGCCCTGCACCTGCGTGATGCCCAGCACGAAGACACTGAAGTCTCCGACGCTGATCTGCCCGCCCGCGGCGCGGCGCAGGATCAGGGCGCTGGCCAGGCCGATCAGCAGGGCGCTGAGCAGCCCGGCGGCGAAGCCCCACGCGGAGCGGCGGCGCACGAGGGTGACAAGCTGCGTGCGGAAGCCCAGGTAGTAGGTGCGCCAGCGGTCCATCAGGTACCCTTCAAAACCGAACAGCCGCACTTCCTTGACCAGGGTGTCGGAGGTCAGGAGGCTGCCGAGGTAGTTCTGCACGCGGGCGTCGTGCGTCTGGCGGCGCAGCATGCGGTAGCCTTCCACACCGAAGCGGTTGCTGACGATCACGCCGGGTACGCTGGCGAGAATCACGAGGGGCAGCACCCAGGGGCCCAGCGTGGTCATCAGGGCGCCCACCGAGCCGAGGGTCACGGCTGCGCCGGCGAGCGTCACGAGCTGCGTGGCGACGCCCAGCGGGCGCGACCCGACCTCCCGCCACGCCTGCTGCAGCCGGTCGTAGGTGTCGGCGTTCTCGAACGCTTCGACGCTCAGGGTGGAGGCCTTGCCGAGAATGCGGCGGCTCACCGCGTGCTGAAGGCTGTCGCCGAGCAGCTGCTGCGCGGCGTTCTGCACGGTACTGATCAGGTTGCCCAGGACCACGAGGCCCACCTGCACGGCCAGCAGGGTCAGCAGGGCGCGGTAGGTGACGTTGCCCTGGGCGGCGCGCGCCACCTCGTCAAGCAGGAGCTTGCCGACGTACAGGTTCGCGGCGGGCAGGGCGCTGGCGGCCAGGCTGGTCAGCCCGTACGTGGCGCTGTGGGTGGGGCTGGCGTGCCAGACCAGCGACAGTGTGGCGCGCAGGTCCCGCAGGCGCTCACGCAGGGTCAGGGTCTCATCTGGCTGGGGTACGGAGTGGGGCGCGGGAAACATCTGAGCCCCAGCATGAGGCATGGGTCCGCTGGTGACCGTGAGGCGCGCAGTGTGGGCGGCGTCGCTGGGCAAGGGGGCGGCGAGCGGCTAGGCTGGGCCGGATGCTGCGCTGCGCTGAAGGTGCCCTGAACGTCCGTGACTGCTGCCGGGGGCGGCAGTGAGCGCCCTGAACCTGACCGAGGTGGGCTGGACGCCGGCTTTCGAGGCGGCGGCGGCGCTGGTCCGGGCAGCTTCGCCGGACCTGTCCCTGCTGCCGGCCCGGGTGGCGGGCGTCGGCCGCAACACCGCGACCCTCTGGACGGAGGGTGGCCCGCAGGAGGCGGTGTTCGCCGGAGCGCTGCGCCAGTCGGAGCTGTCCCCGGTGATCGGCGACTGGGTGCTGGCCGAGGTGGTTCCGGCCGGGTCGGCGCAGGGGGCGCCGCTGCGGGTGCACGCGGTGCTGCCGCGGCGCACGGCGTTCACGCGGGCGGTGCAGGGGGGCGCGCAGGTGCTCAGCGCGAACGTGGACGTGGTGATGGTGATGACCGCCCCGGACGGGGACGTTGATCACGCGCGGCTGCGGCGGTACCTGGAGGCGGTGCAGGCCGGCGGGGCGCGGGCGGCGCTGCTGCTGAACAAGGTGGACCTGTCGCGGAACGTGTCGGGCGTGCTGGCGGACCTGCGGGCGCTGGATCCGGCGGTGCCGGTCCTGGACCTGTCGGCGCGGTCGGGGCAGGGGGTCGCGGAGGTTCGCGCTCTGATTGGCCCTGGAGAGACGGCGGCCCTGATCGGCTCGTCGGGCATGGGCAAGAGCACCCTGACGAACGCCCTGCTGGGGCGCGAGGTGGCCCTGACCGGTGAGGTGGGGGCCACGCGGGAGGGGCGGCACACGACGACCGCCCGGACGCTCTACCGCCTGCCGGGGGGCGGGGTGCTCGTAGACAACCCGGGCCTGCGGGACATTGAGGTCTGGCGCGGGGACGACCCGGCGGGGTTTGAGGATGTGGAGGCGTTTGCGGCAGAGTGCCGGTTCCGGAAGTGCACGCATTCAGGCGAGCCGGGCTGCGCGGTGGAGCGGGCCGTGGCGCGGGGGCAGTTGAGCCGGGAACGGGTGGAGGCCTTTCGTGCGGCGCACGGGGAGAAACCGGTCCGGCGGCGCCGCCGGGATTCCTGAGAATTGTGAGAAAATGACAAAAGTCGTCAGGACTGCCGCAGAGTGTCCCGAATATACAGACAGGATTTTTGTGCTTTGTCACACTATTTCAGCCTGCTTCGTCCTCAGCTCAGTCTCAGAAATCGCCTCTTCATCTTTGGTCTCTCATCTTTCCGGCCCACCCACCTGCCTATCATCTCCGAGGTTCCCTACAACCTACCCGGTGCACGCGACAGTCCCGGCCGTGGCGTCACGCCCCGCGCCGCCCTGCACCTCACTCCCCCAGGAACCACCCGGAGGTCCGCCATGAACGCACGTCCCCTCTTCTCCCTGCTCGCGCTCAGCCTCATCCTCGCCTCCTGCGGCCAGCAGCAGACCGCCACGCCCCAGACCAGCCAGGGCGCCCCGGTGCTCGGCACCAGCAACCCCGAAGCGATCCCCGGGCAGTACATCGTCGTGTTCAGCGACGGCGCGGCCAGCAACCTCAGCAGCCAGGGCGCCAGCAGCCTGATCAGCACGCTGGGCCTCGACCCGCAGGGCGTGCAGGTGCAGCACGTCTACAGCGCCGCCCTCAACGGCTTCGCCGCCCGACTCAGCACCCAGAACGTCGCCCGGCTCCAGGCTGATCCCCGCGTGAAGTACATCGAGCAGGACGCCGCGATGCACATGAGCGCCACGCAGTCCGGCGCCACCTGGGGCATCGACCGCATTGACCAGCGCAACCTCCCCCTGAGCGGCACCTACACCTACGACTACACCGCCAGCGGCGTCAGGGCCTACATCATCGACACCGGCATCCGCACCACGCACAGCCAGTTCGGCGGGCGGGCCATCTGGGGCACGAACACCACCGGGGACGGCACCAACAGCGACTGCCAGGGACACGGCACCCACGTCGCCGGGACGGTCGGCGGCAGCACCTACGGCGTTGCCAAGGGCGTGACCCTGGTCGCCGTGAAGGTCCTGAACTGCCAGGGCAGCGGCACGAACTCCGGCGTAATCGCCGGCGTGAACTGGGCCGTGAGCAACAAGGGCAGCGCGACCGCCGTGGCCAACATGAGCCTGGGCGGCGGGTACAGCCAGGCCGTGAACGACGCCGTGAACAGCGCCGCGAGCAAGAACCTCGTGATGGTGGTCGCCGCCGGCAACGAGAACCAGAACGCCTGCAACGTCTCCCCGGCCAGCGCCGCAAGCGCCATCACGGTCGGCGCTACCACCCGCAGTGACAGCCGTGACACCACGTACAGCAACTACGGCAGCTGCCTGGACCTCTTCGCGCCCGGCACCGGCATCACCAGCGCCTGGAATACCGGTGACACCGCCACAAACACCATCAGTGGCACCTCGATGGCCTCCCCGCACGTCGCCGGCGCCGCCGCGCTGAGAATCGCCGCCGGGTACAACAGCACCAGCAGCGTCACCAGCGTCATCATCAACAGCGCCACCACCAACGTGCTGAGCAGCGTCGGCACTGGCAGCCCCAACCGCCTGCTCTACACCCGCTGAGCCTCACCCGGGCGGCCGCAGCGGCAGGTACCGCCCGGACCACCCCCCCTTCAGCGCTGGAGGCCCACCGGGAACACCGGTGGGCCTCCAGCGGCTCGGCTTCCGGAATCTGCCCTGCGCTCCGGTCGGTGTCGTGCATGGCCCGGCCGGGCTTCAGGTATACTTGAGCGCCTCCATGAGCTCCTCGACGATCTCGTGGCTGTCACCCCGGGTGGAGGCGGTCGCCACGTGCGCTTCCAGGTGCCCGCGCAGCACCACCTCGCCCGCACCGCCCAGGGCGCCCTGCACGGCCTTGAGCTGCCGCAGAACGTCCACGCAGTACACGTCCGGGTCTTCGAGCATGCGCACGATGGAATCCAGGTGCCCGCGCGCGATGTTCAGTCGCCGGGCGGCGCGCTTGCGGGCGTCTTCCGGCATGCACAGGTGGGTGGGCGGGTGACAGGCGCGGGTCATGTCAGGCCTGGACCTGAGCGCCGTACCCTTCCTCAGTGACCGCGGCAATCAGCGCCTGCGCCTCGGCATTGCCAGTCACCGTGGCGCGGCCCGCCTCGCGGTTCACGTGGACATCCTCTACGCCGGGCACCTGTTTCAACGCGGACTGAACGGCTTTTTCGCAGTGGCCGCAGGTCATGCCGGTAATGGTCAGTTCGGTGGTCATGCCTGAATGGTAGGCCCCCCCGGGGGGGATGTCAACGAAGAACCTGACAGTGCGACCTGCCCCGGCAGGAGACGTCGGCCCCGCTGAGGCGACGGCCTCAGCGGAGCCTGCTCACGCGCTTCCCTGCTTACCGGCACGGCGTGCCACAGGGTGAAAGACAGCCTGGGCAGCTCCACAGGGTTAGCACAGCGCCGCTCCCCCGAACCGGGCAGACCCCCGGGGGAGGATCCTTCGCCTGGATGGCAGCCGGGCCTGTCCAGCACTGGCGCCCCACCAGGAAGCCGCCCGCCGGGCTGGACTACCCCGGCGGGCGGCTCCCTGGTCGGCTCAGGCGTAGGAGGGAGCGCGGCCCAGCACCTTCAGGCGCACCATGTTCGCCACGAAAACCACCCCGCTCAGTGCCGTCAGGGCGAACAGCGTCACAAAGGCCGCCTGCGCGCCCAGCGTGGGTTTCAGCGCGGTAAACAGCAGCGGCAGGAAAAAGCCGCCCAGGCCGCCCAGCAGACCCACCAGGCCGCCCACAACCCCCATCTGGCCAGGGTTCCACTGCGCCACCAGGGTGTAGGTACTGGCCTTCCCAATGCCCATGCCCACGCCCACCACGGTGGTCAGGAGCATGAACGGCGTCATGGGTACGTCGCGGAGCAGAGGCAGCAGACCGGCAAGCATCAGCCCGAACGACGCGGTGGTGACGCCGCGCGGCCCGAACCGGTCACTCAGGTACCCGCCCAGAGGGCGCAGCAGACTCGCCGGAAAGATGAACAGCGCCGTGAGCAGCCCCGCCTGGGCCAGCGGCGCGCCGTAGTGATCCACGTAGTATTTCGGCAGGAACAGGCTGTAGGCGACGTACGCGCCGAAGAACACCACGTAGTACAGGCCGAACCGCCACACCTGCGCGCGGCGCAGGGGACGCAGCCAGTCACCCAGCGGGCGCGCCGCGGGCCGCGGCGCGTCCGGCGGCGTGAACCGGGCGGTCAGGGCGGCGCACGCAAGCAGCAGCAGCCCGAACACGAACGGCACGAAGTGCCACCCCCCGGGAATCAGCAGGCCGGCCGGGACCAGGGTGATCATGAGCGGCGCGAGAAGTTTCGTGAGGCTCGCCCCGGCGTTCCCCGCCCCGAAGGTCCCGAGCGCGAGGCCCTGCCGGGCGGTGGGCACCCACTGCGCGATCCACGCGTTGCCCACCGCGAAGCTCGCGCCGGCCAGGCCCACGCCCAGCGCCAGGGTGAGCAGCGTGCGGTACCCGTCGGCCCACGCGAGCGCCAGGGAGAACGCGGCCGTCAGCAGCAGATTCGCCACGAACACGCGCTGGCCGCCGTACCGGTCGGCCCAGATGCCGGCCGGGAGGCGCAGCAGGGAGCCGGTGAGGACCGGAATGGCCGTCAGCAGCGTGAACTGCGCGTCACTGAGGCCCAGGGCCTGCCGGATGGGCAGGGCCACGATGGCGAACATGACCCACACGGCGAACATCAGCGTGAAACCCAGGGTGGCGGCGGTCACGACGCGCCGGGCGTCGGGACTCAGAGGCGGAACGGCAGTGGGCACAGTCATAAGGAACCTCCTTCAGAAGGGGGGCGAGCACACGTGGGGTGAGAGGCAGCGTGGAGTCAGGTGGGCGGGGGCATCCGGTCCTCCAGTGGGCAGCGGCGGGTCACGACACGCTCAGGGTTCCGCGCGCGGAAACCGGCGCGGGCAGGCGGGCGGGGTGCAGGGTGACGGGCGTGACCTTGAAGCCCGGCATGCGCGAATGCGGGTCGAGGGCGTGAGGGTCGGTCAGGAGGTTGGCGGTTTCAGGCCAGTGAAACGAGATGAACACCGTGTCGGGCCGCAGGCCGGGCGTCAGGGCGACGGGCGCGGTCGCCTGTCCGTGCGGGGTGCGCAGCGTGACGAGGTCCCCGGCGCCCAGGCCGTGTTCACGGGCGGTCTCGGGATGGATCTGCACGCTCTGCTCGGCTTTCAGCGCGGGGTTGCGGCGGGTCTGGGTGCCGCTCTGATACTGATTCCCGAGCCGGCCGGTGGTCAGGTGCAGCGCGCGCGGCGCCGCCTCCGGCGCGCGCAGCTGCGGGACGTGCAGGGTGGCGAGGCCATCTGACGTGGGGTAGGTGGGCGCGTAGGCGTACGGCGTGTCGGGGCCGCCGGCGTGCTTCACGGGCCACTGGGCACTCGCCCGGTCGAGCCGTTCGGCACTCAGGCCGCTGTAGTCGGCTTTTCCGCCGCGGGTGGCGCGGAAGAACTCGCTCTGCAGTTCGCCGAAGGTGGAGAACGTGAAGCCGTGCGGTGCGCCGGCGGCGTGGGCCAGGTCGCACAGGATGCGCCAGTCCTCGCGCGCCGCGCCGGGCGGCGTCACGGCGCGCCGGCGGCGCTGCACCCGCCCTTCGAGGTTGGTGGTGGTGCCTTCCTCCTCGCACCACATGCTGCCCGGCAGCACCAGGGTGGCCAGCTGCGCCGTCTCGCTGGGCAGGAAATCAATCACGATCAGGTGCTTCAGGGCCTGGAGGCGCCCGGTGACGTGCCCGGTTCCGGCGGCACTCACCACCGGGTTGGACCCCAGGACGATCAGCGCGTCGATGCCGCCGGGGCCAGGAGCGCCGCAGGCGTTCAGGAGTTCCTGCGCGGTGTGGCCGGGCTGCGGCAGGTGGTCCGGCGTGACGCCCCACAGGGCGGCCATGTCGGCCCGGTGCTGCGGGTCGCGCAGGGAGCGGGCGCCGGGCAGCTGGTCGTTCTTCTGGCCGTGTTCGCGTCCCCCCTGCCCGTTCCCCTGGCCAGTCAGGGTGCCGAATCCCGCGCCGGGTTTCCCGAAGTGCCCAGTCAGGAACGCCAGGTTCAGCCACGCCTGAACCGTGTCGGTGCCGTGCAGGTGCTGTTCGGGGCCGCGTCCGGTGAGGATCAGAGGCGCGCGGGCCTCCGCGTACGCGCGGGCCAGGGCGACGACGTCGGCCTCAGGGAGGCCGCAGTCATGGGCGACCCGGGCAGGGGGGTAGTCCGCGGCGTGCGCCAGGACCTCCGCAGCGCCGTGCGCCGGCGCCGTGGGCTGAACGCGGCCCCAGGCCTGCATCAGGTGCAGCAGGCCCAGGGCGAGCAGGCCGTCCGTGCCCGGGCGCGGGGCGAGGTGCCGGCCGGCCACCCGGGCGGTGGTGGTGGCGCGCGGGTCGATGGCGTACACGGCGCCGCCGCGGTCCTTGGCGCCTTTGAGGTACTGCATCAGGGGGGGGAGGGTCTCGGCGACATTCGCGCCGATCAGGAGGATCAGGTCGCTGCGCACCATGTCGCCGAGCGGGAAGCCCAGGCCGCGGTCGTACCCCACGGTGCGGTTCAGGGCGGTGCTGGCGCTGGCCATGCAGTACCGGCCGTTGTAGTCGATGTGCGGGGTGCGCAGGGCCACGCGGGCGAACTTGCCCAGCAGGTAGGTCTTCTCGTTGGTGAGGCTGCCGCTGCCGAACACGCCGATCCGTTCGGGCTGGGTCTGAACGAGGGGGCTCAGGGCCGTGCGGACGTACGCGAGGGCCTCGTCCCAGCTGACGGGGGTGAGCTGCCCGCCTTTGCGCAGCAGCGGCTGCGTGAGGCGTTCCGGGTGACGCAGGTCGTTCAGGGCGGCGAGGCCTTTTTTGCAGACGGTGCCGTGCGCAACCGGGCAGTCCCGGGTAGGGGTGACCTTGACGGGCAGGCCGCGTTCCAGGTGCAGATCGAAGTTGCACTGCACGGCGCAGTAGGGACAGGTGGTCCGGACAGTGGGGGTGTGCAGGGTCGCCTGGCTCATGCGGTCACCATGGCGGCGTCCGGGACCGAAGTCAAGGCCAATTCTGCAACTCGTCTACTATTTTCTGTACAAGTACGCTGAATTTACGGCGTTTTCCGCTCCATATGCTCCACTTTTGCATTCTGTTCTTATTTTTCTTGACAAATTGCACAACTCCCCGTTAACTGTGCGCAGCGATGACGAGCACCCCGCCCGTCATTCCTTCCCACCTGAACGGAGGCCACCCGCGTGCTCAACCCCCATCACACCCCCCACATCGTGATCATCGGCAACGGCATGGTCGGCCACTGCCTCGTCGAGACCCTGCGCGACGCCGCGCCGCACAGCGCCCTGCACCTCACCGTGATCAGCGAGGAACCCAGGCTCGCCTATGACCGCGTGCACCTCAGCAGCCACTTCGATCAGCCGCGCCCGGACCTCGCGCTCGCCACACCGGAGACCTACGCCGCCCAGGGCGTGCAGGTCGTGTACGGCCGGGCCGGGCACGTCGACCTGCGCAGGCGCACCGTTCAGGTCAACGACCAGAGCGTCCCCTACGACGCTCTGGTCTTCGCCACCGGCTCGTTCCCCTTCGTTCCGCCCGTCCCCGGCCGTGACGCCCAGGGCTGCTTCGTGTACCGCACCCTCAACGACCTGGACGCCATCCGCGCGGCGGCCGACGGCGCCCGCACCGGCGTGGTGATCGGCGGGGGGCTGCTGGGCCTGGAAGCGGCCGGCGCACTGCGCAAACTCGGCCTCAGGACCCACGTGGTGGAGTTCGCGCCGCACCTCATGCCCGCGCAGCTGGACGCGGAGGGTGGCGCCACCCTGCGCCGCACCATTGAGGCCATGGGCATCACCGTGCACACCGCCACCGCGACCCGGCAGGTGCGCGCCGGTCCGCAGGGCCGCGTGACCGGCCTGGAGTTCGAAGGCGGCGACACCCTGGACGCCGAGGTGGTGGTGTTCTCCGCCGGCATTCGCCCCCGCGACGACCTGGCCCGCGCGGCCGGCCTGAAGGTGGGGGAACGGGGCGGCATTGAGATCAGTGACGCCACGCGCACCAGTGACCCGCACGTGTACGCCGTGGGCGAGTGCGCCCTGCATGCCGGGCGGATCTACGGCCTGGTGGCCCCCGGGTACCAGATGGCCAGGGTGGCTGCCACGAACCTGCTGCGCGACCTGGGCCTGTCGGACGCGCCCGAAGCGCACTTCCGAGGCGCGGACCTGAGCACCCGGCTGAAACTGCTGGGCGTGGAGGTCGGGTCGTTCGGCGACGCGAAGGGCGTCACGCCCGGGTCCCGGAGCGTGTCCCTGAGTGACAACGTGCGCGGCACGTACAGCCGCCTGGTGCTGTCCGGTGACGGCCGGCAGGTGCTGGGCGGCCTGCTGGTCGGCGACACCGCCCGGTACGCGGACCTGCTGGACCTCACCGTGAGCGGCGCGCCGCTGACCGTGCCGCCCGAGACGCTGATTGTTCCGCCGGCGCCGGGTGGGGCCGCCGTGAGCCGCGACGCGCTCGTGTGCTCCTGCGAGAACGTCCGCGAGAGCGCCATCTGCGGCGCCGTGCAGGGCGGCGCGCGGGACGTCGCCGCCCTGAAGAAATGCACGGGCGCCGGCACCGGCTGCGGCGGGTGCGTGCCGTCCCTGAGCGGCCTGCTGCACAGCGAACTGCGGCGTCTCGGGGAGCAGGTCACGAACCACCTGTGCGAGCACTACCCGTACTCCCGGCAGGAACTGTTCGACCTGATCCGCGTCCGGGGGCTGCGCTCCTGGGCGGAGGTGCTGGCCGCGCACGGCTCGGGGCACGGCTGCGAGGTGTGCAAACCGGCGGTGGGCAGTATTCTCGCCAGCCTGCACGGCGAACTGGTGCTCAGCCCAGCCCACGCCCCCGTGCAGGACACGAACGACGCGTTCCTGGCGAACATTCAGAAGAACGGCACGTACTCGGTGGTGCCGCGCATCCCGGGCGGCGAGGTCACGGCCGACGGCCTGATTGCCATTGGTGAGGTGGCGCGCCGGTTCGGGCTGTACTGCAAACTCACCGGAGGGCAGCGCATTGACCTGCTGGGCGCCCACCGGGACGACCTGCCGGCCATCTGGGAGGCGCTGATCGCCGCGGGCTTTGAGAGCGGGCACGCGTACGGCAAGAGCCTGCGGACCGTGAAAAGCTGCGTGGGCAGCACCTGGTGCCGCTACGGCGTGCAGGATTCCACCGGGCTTGCCATCCGCCTGGAACTGCGGTACCGGGGGCTGCGCAGTCCGCACAAACTCAAAAGTGGCGTCTCTGGGTGCACCCGCGAGTGCGCCGAGGCGCGCAGCAAGGATTTCGGCATCATCGCCACCGAGAAAGGCTGGAACGTGTACGTTGGCGGGAACGGCGGCGTGACGCCCAGGCACGCCACGCTGCTGGCCGCGGACCTCACCGAGCCGGAAGTGATCACGCTGCTCGACCGGTACCTGATGTTCTACGTCCGGACCGCCGACCGGCTGCAGCGCACGTCGGCGTGGCTGGAGCAGCTCGACGGGGGGCTGGATTACCTGCGCGCCGTGATCATCGACGACCGGCTGGGCCTGTGCGCCGAGCTGGACGCAGAAATGGCCCGGCATGTGGCCGCGTACCAGGATGAGTGGGCGGCGGCGGTGAACGACCCCGCCATCCGCGACCGGTTCCGCACGTTCGTGAACAGTGACGCCCGCGACCCGGGCATTGAGTGGGTCGATGAGCGCGGCCAGATCCGACCCGCGGATCTGGAGCGCCTGACCCCGCTGCCCATGCTAGGCGGCGACTGACCGTGGGCCGTGACGTCCCGCTGACCTGCCGCCTGCACCCTGCACTCAAGGAGGACCGCCCATGACCCTCACCCAGTCCCCTTCCGTTCCGACACTCCCCTGGACGCGCGTGTGCGCCCTGGCCGACATTCTTCCCGGCACCGGCGTGTGCGCCCTGGTTCACGGTGAGCAGGTCGCGGTCTTTCACCTGGCCGGCCGGGTGTTCGCCCTGAGCAACCGCGACCCGTTCACCGGCGCCAACGTCCTGTCCCGGGGCCTGACCGGCAGTTACGTCCGCGGCGGGCAGACGCGGTTCAAGGTCGCCTCGCCCCTGCTGAAACATGCTTTCGACCTGGAAACCGGAGAAAGTCTCGATGTTCCTGGTGTGCACGTCCCGGTGTACGCCGCCCGCACCGAAGGAGGTGACGTATGGACTGGTTCGCTGGCCTGAACGTCTTGAGTCTGGAGTCCCGGCGGAACGAGGAAATGCAGACCCTGATCCGCAAGTACGGCGGCACCCCCCAGGTCGCGCCCAGCATGCGCGAAATGAAACTGGACCTGAGTGGGCCCCTGGCGCAGTTCGAGCGGGACCTGGAGGCCGGGGACGTTCACGCGCTGGCGTGCCTCACCGGCGTCGGCACCCGCATGTTCCTCAAGGAACTCGCCGCCCGCGACCCCCGCGCCCTGGACGCCCTGCAGCACCTGCCGCTGATCGCGCGCGGCACCAAACCGGCCCAGGCGCTCAAGACCTTCGGCCTCCAGGGTGTCAGCGTGCCCAAGCCCTGCACCTGGCACGAAGTCACCGACCACCTGCTGGCCACCCTCACCCGCGGTCAGCACGCCGTGATCCTCGAGTACGGCGAGGCAGTCCCCACCGCCATGCGCCGTGACCTCGCCTACGCCGGCATTCGCGTTACCAGTATTCCCGTGTACCGCTGCGCTTTTCCTCAGGACGCGGCGCCACTCGCGCGCGCCGTGCGGGACGTGGTGCTGGGCGGCCCGGACATTCTGCTGCTGTCGAGCGGCACCCAGATCCTGCATTTTCTCAAGTACGCCGAGAAACTTGGCCTGCTTGAGGAAGCCCGCGCGGGCCTGAACCGGCTGGTGGTGGTCAGCATCGGCCCGGCCTGCAGTGAGGCGGCCGCCGATCTGGGCCTGCGGATCGACCTGGAAGCCAACCCGCACAAAATGGGCATTCTTGTGCGCCTCGCCGCCGAGCATGGCCCTGCGCTGATCGCCCGGCGGCTTCAGCGCGCCGGCTGACCTGCACCGCACGGCCCCGGCCCCTGAACGAGGGCCGGGGCCGTTTCCCGTTCAGCGGAAAGGAACCGGCGTTCCGACCGGGGCCGGGTGGTGGGTGACGACGCCGTGATCCACGTTCAGGCGCAGCACTTCCCCCACGTGGAAGGGGAGAATCACGCTGGCGTCGGGCGCCGTGGTGTCCAGGTGGGCCGGGTGGCCGTCAATTTCCAGGGTGGTGCGGCCGCCGAGGGTGCAGACGCGCAGAGCCACCCGCTGACCAGGCGTGAAGCGGGCGTCGGTGCTGGTGAGGATCACTCCGATGCGGGCCTCAGCGTTCGCACGGGACAG is a genomic window of Deinococcus taeanensis containing:
- the rsgA gene encoding ribosome small subunit-dependent GTPase A, encoding MSALNLTEVGWTPAFEAAAALVRAASPDLSLLPARVAGVGRNTATLWTEGGPQEAVFAGALRQSELSPVIGDWVLAEVVPAGSAQGAPLRVHAVLPRRTAFTRAVQGGAQVLSANVDVVMVMTAPDGDVDHARLRRYLEAVQAGGARAALLLNKVDLSRNVSGVLADLRALDPAVPVLDLSARSGQGVAEVRALIGPGETAALIGSSGMGKSTLTNALLGREVALTGEVGATREGRHTTTARTLYRLPGGGVLVDNPGLRDIEVWRGDDPAGFEDVEAFAAECRFRKCTHSGEPGCAVERAVARGQLSRERVEAFRAAHGEKPVRRRRRDS
- a CDS encoding CopZ family metallochaperone, which translates into the protein MTTELTITGMTCGHCEKAVQSALKQVPGVEDVHVNREAGRATVTGNAEAQALIAAVTEEGYGAQVQA
- a CDS encoding MFS transporter; amino-acid sequence: MTVPTAVPPLSPDARRVVTAATLGFTLMFAVWVMFAIVALPIRQALGLSDAQFTLLTAIPVLTGSLLRLPAGIWADRYGGQRVFVANLLLTAAFSLALAWADGYRTLLTLALGVGLAGASFAVGNAWIAQWVPTARQGLALGTFGAGNAGASLTKLLAPLMITLVPAGLLIPGGWHFVPFVFGLLLLACAALTARFTPPDAPRPAARPLGDWLRPLRRAQVWRFGLYYVVFFGAYVAYSLFLPKYYVDHYGAPLAQAGLLTALFIFPASLLRPLGGYLSDRFGPRGVTTASFGLMLAGLLPLLRDVPMTPFMLLTTVVGVGMGIGKASTYTLVAQWNPGQMGVVGGLVGLLGGLGGFFLPLLFTALKPTLGAQAAFVTLFALTALSGVVFVANMVRLKVLGRAPSYA
- a CDS encoding S8 family peptidase, which codes for MNARPLFSLLALSLILASCGQQQTATPQTSQGAPVLGTSNPEAIPGQYIVVFSDGAASNLSSQGASSLISTLGLDPQGVQVQHVYSAALNGFAARLSTQNVARLQADPRVKYIEQDAAMHMSATQSGATWGIDRIDQRNLPLSGTYTYDYTASGVRAYIIDTGIRTTHSQFGGRAIWGTNTTGDGTNSDCQGHGTHVAGTVGGSTYGVAKGVTLVAVKVLNCQGSGTNSGVIAGVNWAVSNKGSATAVANMSLGGGYSQAVNDAVNSAASKNLVMVVAAGNENQNACNVSPASAASAITVGATTRSDSRDTTYSNYGSCLDLFAPGTGITSAWNTGDTATNTISGTSMASPHVAGAAALRIAAGYNSTSSVTSVIINSATTNVLSSVGTGSPNRLLYTR
- a CDS encoding metal-sensitive transcriptional regulator codes for the protein MTRACHPPTHLCMPEDARKRAARRLNIARGHLDSIVRMLEDPDVYCVDVLRQLKAVQGALGGAGEVVLRGHLEAHVATASTRGDSHEIVEELMEALKYT
- a CDS encoding ABC transporter ATP-binding protein gives rise to the protein MFPAPHSVPQPDETLTLRERLRDLRATLSLVWHASPTHSATYGLTSLAASALPAANLYVGKLLLDEVARAAQGNVTYRALLTLLAVQVGLVVLGNLISTVQNAAQQLLGDSLQHAVSRRILGKASTLSVEAFENADTYDRLQQAWREVGSRPLGVATQLVTLAGAAVTLGSVGALMTTLGPWVLPLVILASVPGVIVSNRFGVEGYRMLRRQTHDARVQNYLGSLLTSDTLVKEVRLFGFEGYLMDRWRTYYLGFRTQLVTLVRRRSAWGFAAGLLSALLIGLASALILRRAAGGQISVGDFSVFVLGITQVQGTVSSLLNGFSAIYQNLLYMRNLYAFLELPTRDLDAGEPWQGRIESIEFRDVSFRYPLTDRDVLRGVNFTVRRGEALALVGENGAGKTTIVKLLTLLFAPTGGQILLNGLDAARFSPRSVQREMSIIFQDFGQYQMTARDNVALAEVGRLDDTSAVQSATRQAGAAFIETLPQGLDTPLGRLFQGGRQLSGGQWQRLALARLYFRDASVLVFDEPTAALDARAEFDTIQALREQTLDRITLLVSHRFSTVRLADQIIVLSGGEIVEAGSHDALLAQHGRYATLYDLQARGYT